In Halobacteriovorax sp. HLS, the following are encoded in one genomic region:
- a CDS encoding cytochrome C oxidase subunit IV family protein has product MSETHHHSHKKLYIIIFFALAILTGVELIIPELSVAYSLKASSLVGLALGKAFLVAYFYMHLNEDTKWLKYIAAVPCSAFLYAAVLIAESMFR; this is encoded by the coding sequence ATGTCTGAAACTCATCACCATAGTCACAAAAAATTATATATAATAATTTTCTTTGCATTAGCAATTTTAACTGGAGTTGAATTAATTATTCCTGAGTTAAGTGTCGCTTATTCTCTGAAAGCTTCTTCGCTGGTTGGTTTAGCTCTTGGTAAGGCTTTCTTAGTTGCTTATTTTTATATGCATTTAAATGAAGATACAAAATGGTTGAAATATATTGCAGCTGTTCCTTGTTCTGCTTTCTTGTACGCAGCAGTTTTAATTGCTGAATCAATGTTTAGATAA